A stretch of the Leptolyngbyaceae cyanobacterium genome encodes the following:
- the rpmF gene encoding 50S ribosomal protein L32 — protein sequence MAVPKKKTSKSKRDKRRATWRHKAAVQAQKALSLGKSILSGRSSFVYPAKEEEEEEGEES from the coding sequence ATGGCGGTTCCTAAGAAGAAAACATCAAAATCAAAACGCGACAAACGTAGAGCAACTTGGAGACATAAAGCAGCAGTACAGGCACAAAAAGCCCTCAGCTTAGGCAAATCAATTCTTTCAGGGCGGTCTAGCTTTGTCTATCCTGCCAAGGAAGAAGAAGAAGAGGAAGGGGAAGAATCCTAA